In Pseudodesulfovibrio sp. S3, one DNA window encodes the following:
- a CDS encoding tRNA (cytidine(34)-2'-O)-methyltransferase, translating into MRIVLFEPEIPPNTGNIARLCAATRTPLHLIEPLGFSVDDKHLKRAGLDYWPHVDVTVHPDFDHFLRTVCPSRLVMATTKARTPHHRFDFQPDDAIILGPETRGLPVEMMKGHPQVRIPIWGQVRSLNLSTATGILLFEALRQTDLIVDDPLSS; encoded by the coding sequence ATGCGCATCGTCCTCTTCGAACCGGAGATACCACCCAACACCGGCAACATAGCCCGGCTGTGCGCAGCCACCCGAACCCCGCTTCATCTCATTGAACCGCTGGGATTCTCCGTGGACGACAAGCACCTCAAACGGGCCGGGCTTGATTACTGGCCGCACGTAGATGTCACGGTACACCCGGATTTCGACCATTTTCTCAGGACGGTATGTCCCAGCCGTCTGGTCATGGCCACCACCAAGGCCCGGACACCGCATCACCGTTTCGACTTTCAACCCGACGACGCTATCATACTCGGCCCCGAAACCAGGGGACTGCCCGTTGAAATGATGAAAGGGCACCCGCAGGTACGCATCCCCATTTGGGGACAGGTCCGCAGTCTGAACCTGTCGACGGCCACGGGCATCCTGCTCTTTGAGGCCCTTCGACAGACGGACCTGATCGTGGACGACCCTCTATCATCTTGA
- a CDS encoding molybdopterin-guanine dinucleotide biosynthesis protein MobB, translating into MKAISLVGPKKSGKTTLGLKLARHFKDQGLTVSAAKFSHHGFDWKDTDTTEYAAICDTVAGFGPKETFVHWTDHRFLPDLLPLLTADVLIVEGGKNLGFLPRILCLNGDLADGTDWLAPELAVASYGDKSVDNIQTLNDIELLAARILEKGFFLPGMDCKTCGRPDCRTLAADIVAGRATTRACLAMHNSIEVDINGSPVGMKPFVEDIISASIREMIRTLKGYSPGKATIKLDV; encoded by the coding sequence ATGAAGGCAATTTCCCTCGTCGGCCCCAAAAAATCGGGCAAAACAACCTTAGGCCTCAAACTCGCACGTCATTTCAAGGACCAGGGGCTGACCGTATCCGCAGCCAAATTCAGCCACCACGGATTCGACTGGAAGGATACGGACACCACCGAATATGCCGCCATCTGCGACACTGTGGCCGGATTCGGTCCCAAGGAAACCTTTGTCCACTGGACAGACCACCGGTTTCTCCCTGACCTGCTCCCCCTGCTGACGGCAGACGTTCTCATTGTGGAAGGCGGCAAAAACCTGGGCTTCCTTCCCCGCATTCTCTGCCTGAACGGCGATCTCGCCGACGGCACCGATTGGCTCGCCCCGGAGCTTGCCGTCGCCAGCTACGGCGACAAGAGCGTGGACAATATCCAGACACTCAACGATATCGAACTGTTGGCTGCCCGAATCCTGGAAAAAGGATTCTTCCTGCCCGGCATGGATTGCAAGACCTGCGGCCGCCCGGACTGTCGGACCCTGGCGGCCGACATCGTTGCAGGAAGGGCCACGACAAGAGCATGTCTGGCAATGCACAATTCCATTGAAGTCGACATCAACGGCTCCCCCGTCGGCATGAAACCTTTTGTGGAAGACATCATTTCCGCCTCCATCCGCGAGATGATCCGCACCCTCAAGGGCTACTCTCCCGGCAAAGCCACCATCAAACTGGACGTTTAA